A DNA window from Brenneria izadpanahii contains the following coding sequences:
- a CDS encoding AvrE-family type 3 secretion system effector, with amino-acid sequence MLNNRGRITSAQQTIAQNAVGMEGAGKAKLQQKATQHSAKAAAGSLIEEGKRHASRTDVRQARSSVEDDMPARQRGRGGKLDGLLHSLPFFRKKSAAPEQPARAEGARKPGGDSLLDKMLAERPTDLLREYAERPTKEEARRYQQNFNQVRQNILGKIASHAYAAESSNADSISSHYHTPLLSPSSSGYMSAETFDLPPPEMADDASFDDDGVAERLYREMMERQAGKPGKVFDPVEFYGVSPESAPESDGAQFNDDVAQAEPFGQLSAARRPPGEGSSSPGLNLKLDGKGRLQADETVSPALRTLLDETLGKDSQRFLAHTTYETDGGERRHLLLGDEGKLFALKSSAHASIALHSSECCAEKKMLEQAAKGKSAYSLHVAADGENASVRMSDKHHTGGETLATLPLPGRLHESLLTGIYRQPATPADRSEEQVRLHDGKLYALDETLEVWQKKSDISFSKLSAQADNKLYAVQDKRTLTNLTDSVRSASFDDDIAAFAVNKRGQAAVLTDSGENARMHFMPSLDAARQRETVTLALANSALALERGSEHLEAQTLGMADDQFYVTDSDGKLFVGDYPRPGQREAALKPAPQPELERAFSKDYQIEGFSSDEHGRLNALVKDPLKQTHVCPLGEEGRFRPGWNLSDALVCDNQLGLTHIHPTELETVDLKHLGKLTQQEGALYYLDKLTQSWAKAEGGCGQLKKGLDGQAYVLKDGEVRKVSISVNSGGFRQGRDNVFSLAHVRNKPSSGGGLLPDAKPDNATAMAVINPYKFLVVSDKGDIRFHQAKPDSRLSLHPAQTLPKTGIRGEVKDIVLDRGQNLYALTNQGEVFTLAKAQWQQPPGVQTNAVWQTLPLPDESAGHISHIQNDAAGNLVVTRDMDSYQRDGDGWRPMHNIEPAKTSSSEELLKQTVFERLGKAMKRHRIPKTGVTVQGAVSLGGFTGEESKKIKSKFSERLSAHMFSPSMAAPRPLKNLAYAVQHQWQGRDGLKPLYQMQSALFKQLEAGNIHKSAIAVSPDDVNAGEDLQLRLEKLDLGERGENVVAQLQHFRHELEDSALHSVIRLGRQQEVVTQNGELNDKFKPSILKPVAQSLNPHRSGHDLIRMLLDVWRSVPVARESKVEKLLAGFVDKQADISHQKTDMARQRDPNDRGSLLKSRLILDTLTLKDLHQLVRKAELLSERSPDEGQIKQLQQELSQLRNHQYGDNPVKQFTDMGFVSDRALEADYDTVKAFLNAFRKENHGINMTSRTVLEAESQTQLESKLVDTLQSLEEEEFITFERHYGAAASSSYILSPKSLPIPLIPGASVGFNRTYALSLTRVGNDFLVEFDKKGNATGSLSVATGFNLIPELLPDNLKEKARAVAINKERDLLPDLRASGTVSGTVTGGPKSGLYFYLTNDELPDFIKGLTQGTLNPVDVMTKGVRHRVMEGNKLGFSLDVNGALEARAGVNLTDTGAAPTSAVARLAVGVGGGAKLMSVNRERAVEEGSALTTISHRDSKVRFFNQANVDAHVSASAGIMRATSDNPPETLPFFSAVSASVSASVDKNAHKRVDVTMKNAEPLTEDNVDDLVKSLGKHFKDNTSRQVLAALKDVSDIGEKLTILHKHFSGQEINSDERYEAVNKIKASLFEHHAALHGEEILSNARLRSYYNWVPSLKREGVSHYLHRQLDSALAPDNAKRIKTLMDSTPEVKSVLDKLRKDAPILMIVKLELKEDLKQRVLDGIHDKKLDRQDIVRLFGDRTNLRLGSIMFYQTLSKKEGLNTPTLILGGNSSATVSMTKNTGTIGLKYGRDQDTPIGFVLEGDIAKAGAGVATAMHQLKSEGMEMKS; translated from the coding sequence ATGCTCAACAACAGGGGGCGGATTACCTCTGCGCAGCAAACTATTGCGCAAAACGCGGTAGGGATGGAGGGCGCAGGTAAGGCGAAACTACAGCAAAAGGCAACTCAGCATTCAGCGAAGGCCGCGGCGGGCTCCCTGATTGAAGAGGGAAAACGTCACGCCAGCCGAACCGATGTTCGTCAGGCGCGCTCTTCCGTTGAGGATGACATGCCGGCGCGTCAACGGGGCCGCGGCGGCAAGCTGGACGGCCTGCTGCATAGTTTGCCGTTCTTCAGGAAAAAATCCGCGGCGCCGGAACAGCCAGCCAGGGCGGAAGGCGCGCGGAAGCCGGGCGGCGATAGCTTGCTGGATAAAATGCTGGCCGAGCGGCCGACGGATTTACTGCGCGAGTATGCGGAGCGCCCGACCAAAGAGGAAGCGCGGCGCTATCAGCAAAACTTCAATCAGGTGCGGCAAAACATTCTCGGCAAGATCGCATCGCACGCCTATGCGGCGGAAAGCAGCAATGCGGATTCCATTTCCTCCCACTACCATACGCCGCTGTTGTCGCCGTCGTCGTCTGGCTATATGTCCGCCGAGACGTTCGATTTGCCGCCGCCGGAAATGGCTGACGATGCGTCGTTTGACGATGATGGCGTTGCGGAGCGCCTGTATCGTGAAATGATGGAGCGTCAGGCGGGCAAGCCGGGGAAAGTATTTGATCCGGTGGAGTTTTACGGCGTGTCGCCGGAGTCCGCCCCAGAGTCCGACGGCGCGCAGTTTAACGATGACGTCGCGCAGGCGGAACCGTTCGGTCAGCTTAGCGCGGCGCGGCGGCCGCCAGGCGAAGGTTCCTCCTCGCCGGGGCTGAATCTGAAGCTGGACGGGAAAGGCCGCCTTCAGGCGGATGAAACGGTTTCCCCCGCGCTGCGGACGCTGCTGGACGAAACGTTAGGAAAAGACAGCCAGCGGTTTCTTGCCCACACGACCTATGAGACGGACGGCGGCGAACGGCGTCATCTGCTGCTGGGGGACGAGGGCAAACTGTTCGCGCTGAAAAGTTCGGCGCACGCCAGCATCGCCCTACATTCCAGCGAGTGTTGCGCGGAGAAAAAAATGCTGGAACAGGCGGCGAAAGGGAAGTCCGCCTATAGCCTGCACGTGGCGGCGGATGGCGAAAACGCCAGCGTGCGGATGAGTGATAAACATCATACCGGCGGCGAGACGCTAGCGACGCTGCCATTGCCGGGGCGGCTGCATGAGTCGCTGCTGACCGGCATCTACCGTCAGCCGGCCACGCCTGCGGATCGGTCGGAAGAGCAGGTTCGCCTGCACGACGGAAAACTCTATGCGTTGGACGAAACGCTGGAGGTATGGCAAAAGAAAAGCGATATTTCTTTCAGCAAGCTGTCGGCGCAGGCGGATAATAAACTCTATGCGGTACAGGATAAACGCACGCTGACCAATTTGACGGACAGCGTGCGTTCCGCATCGTTTGACGATGATATCGCCGCCTTTGCGGTGAATAAGCGCGGTCAGGCGGCGGTGCTGACGGATAGCGGTGAAAACGCCAGGATGCATTTTATGCCGTCGCTGGACGCGGCGCGCCAGCGTGAGACGGTGACGCTGGCGCTGGCTAATTCGGCATTGGCGCTTGAACGCGGCAGCGAACATCTTGAAGCGCAAACCCTCGGCATGGCGGATGACCAATTCTATGTTACCGATAGCGACGGCAAACTGTTTGTCGGGGACTATCCGCGCCCCGGCCAACGGGAAGCGGCGCTGAAGCCGGCGCCGCAACCGGAACTGGAGCGGGCTTTTTCAAAAGACTATCAGATCGAAGGCTTTTCCAGCGATGAGCACGGCAGGCTGAACGCGTTGGTAAAAGACCCGCTCAAGCAAACGCACGTTTGTCCGCTGGGCGAAGAGGGCCGTTTCCGCCCCGGCTGGAACCTGAGCGACGCGCTGGTGTGCGATAACCAGTTAGGTTTGACGCACATCCATCCCACCGAGCTGGAAACCGTAGATTTGAAGCACCTGGGCAAGCTGACGCAGCAAGAGGGGGCGCTGTATTATCTCGATAAACTGACCCAATCCTGGGCCAAAGCGGAAGGCGGGTGCGGCCAGTTAAAGAAAGGCCTGGACGGTCAGGCCTACGTGCTGAAAGACGGCGAAGTCAGAAAAGTCAGCATCAGCGTGAACAGCGGCGGTTTCAGACAAGGGCGGGATAATGTTTTCTCGCTTGCGCATGTGCGCAATAAACCCTCTTCCGGCGGCGGACTGTTGCCGGACGCCAAGCCCGATAACGCTACGGCAATGGCGGTTATTAATCCTTATAAGTTTCTGGTCGTATCGGACAAAGGCGACATTCGCTTTCACCAGGCCAAACCGGATTCCAGGCTGTCGCTGCACCCGGCGCAAACGTTGCCGAAAACCGGCATCCGCGGCGAGGTTAAGGACATCGTGCTCGACCGCGGTCAGAATTTGTACGCCTTAACGAACCAGGGCGAGGTCTTTACCCTGGCGAAAGCGCAGTGGCAGCAGCCCCCCGGCGTACAGACCAACGCCGTCTGGCAGACGCTGCCGTTACCGGACGAAAGCGCCGGTCATATTAGCCATATTCAGAATGACGCCGCCGGCAATCTCGTGGTTACGCGGGATATGGACAGCTATCAGCGCGATGGCGATGGCTGGCGTCCGATGCACAACATCGAGCCGGCGAAAACGTCGTCGTCGGAAGAGCTGTTGAAACAAACCGTATTTGAGCGGTTAGGGAAAGCGATGAAGCGTCACCGCATACCCAAAACCGGCGTTACGGTACAGGGCGCGGTGAGTCTGGGCGGTTTCACCGGCGAAGAAAGTAAAAAGATAAAGAGCAAATTTTCCGAGCGTCTCAGCGCTCATATGTTCTCCCCCTCAATGGCGGCGCCCAGGCCGCTTAAAAATCTGGCTTACGCCGTTCAGCACCAGTGGCAAGGACGTGACGGACTCAAACCGTTGTACCAGATGCAAAGCGCTTTATTTAAACAGCTGGAAGCCGGAAACATCCATAAGTCCGCTATCGCCGTATCGCCCGATGACGTGAATGCCGGGGAAGATTTGCAGCTGCGGTTGGAAAAACTGGATCTGGGCGAACGGGGAGAAAACGTGGTCGCGCAGCTACAACATTTCCGTCATGAGCTGGAAGATAGCGCGCTGCATAGCGTTATCCGTTTGGGGCGGCAACAAGAAGTCGTCACGCAGAACGGCGAACTGAACGACAAATTCAAACCTTCCATACTGAAACCGGTGGCGCAATCCCTGAATCCGCATCGTTCCGGGCACGATCTCATTCGCATGCTGCTGGATGTCTGGCGGAGCGTTCCGGTAGCCAGGGAAAGCAAAGTCGAAAAGCTACTGGCCGGCTTTGTCGACAAGCAGGCCGACATCAGCCACCAGAAAACGGATATGGCGCGCCAGCGCGATCCCAACGATCGCGGTTCGTTGCTTAAATCCCGCTTGATTCTGGATACCTTGACGCTGAAAGATCTGCATCAGCTGGTGCGCAAGGCGGAGCTGCTGTCGGAAAGATCGCCTGATGAGGGGCAGATAAAGCAGCTGCAACAGGAACTTTCGCAGTTGCGAAATCACCAGTACGGCGATAATCCGGTCAAGCAATTTACGGATATGGGATTTGTCAGCGATCGGGCGCTGGAGGCCGATTATGATACCGTTAAAGCGTTTTTGAACGCGTTCCGTAAAGAAAACCACGGGATCAATATGACGTCGCGCACCGTGCTGGAGGCGGAAAGCCAGACGCAGCTGGAGTCGAAACTTGTCGATACATTACAGTCGCTGGAAGAAGAGGAGTTTATTACTTTTGAGCGCCATTACGGCGCGGCGGCCTCTTCATCCTATATCTTATCGCCGAAATCGCTGCCGATTCCGCTAATACCGGGCGCCAGCGTGGGATTTAACCGAACTTACGCACTCAGCCTGACGCGTGTCGGCAACGATTTTTTGGTCGAGTTCGACAAAAAGGGCAACGCTACCGGCAGCCTTTCCGTCGCCACCGGTTTTAATCTGATACCGGAACTGTTGCCGGATAACCTCAAGGAAAAAGCGCGCGCCGTCGCGATTAATAAAGAACGCGATCTCTTGCCGGATCTGCGGGCCAGCGGAACCGTAAGCGGAACCGTGACCGGCGGACCGAAAAGCGGCCTCTATTTTTACTTAACGAATGACGAATTACCGGATTTTATCAAAGGATTAACCCAGGGGACGTTGAACCCGGTGGATGTGATGACCAAAGGGGTTCGGCATCGGGTGATGGAAGGGAACAAGCTCGGTTTCAGTCTGGATGTCAACGGTGCGCTGGAGGCGCGCGCCGGCGTTAATCTCACCGATACCGGCGCCGCGCCGACATCGGCAGTGGCGCGTTTGGCCGTGGGCGTGGGCGGCGGGGCGAAGCTGATGTCGGTTAACCGCGAGCGCGCTGTTGAAGAGGGGAGCGCCTTGACAACCATCAGTCATAGAGACAGCAAGGTGCGATTTTTCAATCAGGCCAACGTGGATGCGCATGTTTCCGCCAGCGCAGGCATTATGCGCGCCACCAGCGATAATCCGCCGGAAACGTTGCCGTTCTTTAGCGCGGTTTCTGCGTCCGTCAGCGCCAGCGTGGACAAAAACGCCCATAAGCGCGTGGATGTCACCATGAAAAACGCCGAGCCGTTGACTGAGGATAACGTAGACGATCTCGTCAAATCGTTGGGCAAGCATTTTAAAGACAATACCAGCCGTCAGGTTTTAGCCGCGTTGAAGGATGTGTCGGATATCGGGGAGAAACTGACCATTTTACATAAGCATTTCAGCGGGCAGGAGATTAACAGCGACGAACGCTATGAAGCGGTCAATAAAATCAAGGCCTCGTTGTTTGAGCACCATGCCGCGCTTCATGGCGAGGAAATATTGTCGAACGCAAGACTAAGGTCGTATTACAACTGGGTGCCGAGTCTCAAGCGCGAAGGGGTATCTCACTATCTGCATCGGCAGTTGGATTCCGCCCTGGCGCCGGATAATGCCAAACGTATAAAAACGCTGATGGACTCTACGCCGGAAGTGAAATCGGTTCTGGATAAACTGAGGAAGGACGCGCCCATACTGATGATAGTTAAGCTGGAATTAAAGGAGGATCTGAAACAGCGGGTACTTGATGGGATACATGATAAAAAGCTGGATCGGCAGGATATCGTCCGGTTGTTCGGCGATAGAACTAATTTGCGGCTGGGCAGCATTATGTTTTACCAGACGCTGAGTAAAAAAGAGGGATTGAATACGCCCACGTTGATCTTAGGCGGGAACAGCAGCGCCACCGTATCCATGACCAAAAACACCGGTACGATCGGCCTGAAATATGGCAGAGATCAGGATACGCCGATCGGATTTGTGTTGGAGGGCGATATTGCCAAAGCCGGCGCCGGCGTGGCCACCGCGATGCACCAGCTGAAAAGCGAAGGTATGGAAATGAAAAGTTAA
- a CDS encoding zinc ribbon domain-containing protein YjdM, translating into MQQLPNCPKCNSEYTWQDNELLNCPECGHVWAMNADPAAEEEGLVVRDANGNLLADGDSVTVVKDLKVKGSSSTLKIGTRVKGIRLVEGDHNIDCKIDGFGAMKLKSEFVKKN; encoded by the coding sequence ATGCAACAGCTACCTAATTGTCCTAAATGCAATTCTGAATATACCTGGCAGGACAATGAATTATTGAACTGCCCGGAGTGTGGGCATGTATGGGCAATGAACGCTGATCCGGCGGCCGAAGAAGAAGGACTGGTCGTCAGAGACGCCAATGGTAATCTGCTGGCGGATGGTGACTCCGTAACGGTAGTTAAGGATTTGAAAGTTAAGGGAAGTTCATCAACGCTGAAGATCGGTACGCGCGTTAAAGGTATTCGCCTTGTCGAAGGCGATCATAATATTGACTGTAAAATTGATGGTTTCGGCGCGATGAAGCTGAAATCTGAGTTTGTTAAGAAAAACTGA
- a CDS encoding type III secretion system chaperone: MTQYQRQVERWLQHLAQRYRTDLTLRDGVCALCDENGGEAAIIEVPAQSDSLLLHCQLPVLPEEIAEGISRFCLQLNFEMNAMRGCWLAMDEYQTLRLCTQHTVNTLNEQAFTALVEGFIRQVDEVGAFLRDALTRIAAA, encoded by the coding sequence ATGACACAGTATCAACGACAGGTTGAGCGCTGGTTGCAGCATCTTGCTCAACGCTATCGGACCGATCTGACGCTGCGGGACGGCGTGTGCGCGCTATGCGACGAGAACGGCGGCGAAGCGGCGATCATTGAAGTGCCGGCGCAAAGCGACAGCCTGCTGCTGCATTGCCAGCTACCGGTGTTGCCGGAAGAGATCGCCGAAGGGATTTCGCGGTTTTGTCTGCAATTGAATTTCGAAATGAACGCCATGCGCGGCTGTTGGTTGGCGATGGATGAGTACCAGACGCTCCGCCTGTGTACGCAACATACCGTCAATACGCTGAATGAGCAGGCATTTACCGCGCTGGTTGAGGGCTTTATACGACAGGTTGACGAAGTGGGCGCGTTTTTACGCGATGCGCTCACGCGGATAGCCGCCGCGTGA
- a CDS encoding DUF421 domain-containing protein, with protein sequence MEYYSFVLIKFVIGFCIVIMHLNLSGKTQLSQMTPVDFIGNFVLGGIIGGVIYSDSIPLQQYIIVLFIGVGLISLLNAITKHVSLFRSIAIGNPLPIVKKGRFLMDNILRKKNKIDILNVASQLHSQGINSFQQVTYAQIEPSGQLTVVCDDAKMPSVIIMKDGKIRHDELEQIEKDEDWLKGELERHALEEEDVFIAEFWNGKVMFILQDGKIVK encoded by the coding sequence ATGGAATATTACAGTTTTGTACTAATAAAATTCGTCATTGGGTTCTGCATTGTGATAATGCATCTCAATCTGTCAGGAAAAACGCAACTGTCTCAAATGACGCCGGTTGATTTTATTGGCAACTTTGTTCTTGGGGGCATCATCGGCGGGGTAATCTACAGCGACAGTATTCCTCTGCAACAATATATTATCGTGCTATTTATCGGCGTCGGATTGATCTCGTTGCTGAATGCCATCACCAAGCACGTTAGTCTGTTTCGCTCCATCGCTATCGGCAATCCGCTTCCTATCGTTAAGAAAGGAAGATTCCTGATGGATAATATTCTGCGCAAGAAAAATAAGATCGATATCCTGAATGTCGCCTCTCAACTTCATTCCCAGGGGATCAACTCTTTTCAGCAGGTAACCTACGCTCAAATAGAACCCAGCGGTCAACTCACCGTGGTTTGCGATGACGCCAAGATGCCCTCGGTCATTATTATGAAGGACGGCAAGATCAGACATGACGAGCTGGAGCAAATAGAAAAAGATGAAGATTGGCTGAAAGGTGAGCTGGAGCGGCATGCCCTTGAGGAAGAGGATGTCTTTATCGCCGAGTTTTGGAATGGGAAGGTCATGTTTATCCTGCAGGACGGGAAAATTGTGAAGTGA